The segment CGGTAAAGTGATTCCTGAAACAATGATCAACGCAGCGCCAAGTGATGCCCCTGATGACACACCTAGCGTATAAGCAGAAGCCAACGGATTACCTAATAAGGATTGCATGACCGTTCCACTAACAGCCAAAGCAGCTCCTACAAGAAACGCCAAAACCACTCTCGGCAGGCGAACCTGCCAAAGAATGGTGACGATCGTTTCATCTAGCTGTTTGTCTCCTCTTGAAAATAATGCTTGGATCAAGGTATCAAAAGGAATGGATACACTCCCGATTTTGATCCCAAAGAATACCACGATGATACTTAAGACCACTGCTATCAGCAACCGACTTTGTTTATTCATTTTCCAACGATTGGTATTCATCAGGGTAGATTGCTAATGCCATTTCTTTTAAGGCTTTTGTCATATGGTGGTTTGGTAAAGAGCTCGCAGCGTTATCGATATAGAATACTGCTTCATTTTTCACCGCAGGAACGTCTTTCCAGCTTCCACGATCTAAGATTTCTTGCACTGCATCATCCAAGTAATTTACGTTCGTCAAAATTACATCTGGCTTACTAGCAATCGCTGCTTCTTCTGTTACTGGAATCCAGCTTTCTTGATCTGCTAAAACATTTTCTGCACCTACAAGTTCGATCATTTCATTCAAGTAAACGCCTTTACCAAAGCTATAGATTTCAGGTAATGCGCTAATCTCAAACAATACTTTTTTCTTATCCGTAATCGTTTCACCAATTTCTTTGATTTCATCGATCTCTTTGTTCATTGTATCGACTAATTCTTGTCCTTTTTCATGCTCTTGTAAAGTATCCGCGATAAATTGGACATCTAAAGCAATATCTTCAATGGTATTACTTGTTGGAATGTTCACGACAGTAATTCCTGCATCTTTTACTTGTGACCAAACATTTTCAGAGCCATGCAGACTAATATCTGAAACATAGATCACTTGTGGGTTCAATGAAATCAATGTTTCTGCATCCACAGCCATCATATCAATTTGTGGCAACTCATCAATATCTTTTGTCATTGCTGGGCTTTGTGTGTCAACCGCTACTAATTGATCTTTACGTCCTAGATCATCGATCACTTGTGTAACTGAAGGAACTAAAGAAACCATTTTATCCACTTCTTCAGGAATCTCGATTTCTTCACCGCCACGATCTTTCGTCGGCAAAGCAACTTCTGAAGCTGTCGTTGTTTCTGCTGTTTCGCTTGTTTCGTTGTTATTATTTGAGCAAGCACTCAACCCAAAGACTACACTCAATCCCAATACAGCAACTAATTTCGATAATTTTTTCATCATCTTTTCCCACTTTCTTTGACTCATTTTTACTTTTCCCAGTGATTACTTTTTTACGATAACCCTTTCATTTCCATTTTCTTATCAAACAACTTTTTTTAAAAGTAAATAAAAACTACCTTTCCTTTTACAGGAGAAGACAGTTTGATTGATCACACAAAAAAACGCTTGATCTTTCTCCTACAAAAGAACATGATTGCCGTTAAACCGGTCTCCTGACTTGGCTTCCATTTACTCCCAACCCTTCCAGAATTATCTGTGGTCCTATTGGTTTCATCCACCTTACAGTAGGTAGGTCTGTAGAGGACTTTCACCTCTTTCCCTGACATCTAATCGACTATTTTATTTTAAATTCACTTTTATTCACTCATTTATCTCTTGGAAATTTTAGCTCTATCAACAAAAGTATCTCCGCCAATACTTTAACATATGGATTTCATAAAAGATAGACGAAAATCAAGCGAAAAGAGCTACAAAATACATGAATTTCAACAAAAATATATTATTTTCTGTTTTTTAAAATGGTATTCATTTATACTATAAAAACTGACGACACTGTATCATTCGTTGATTTATCTAACGTTTTTTATTTTAATAAAACAAAGCTATTGATAGTCATTCCTATCATGTAAGTGTAAGGTAAAAGGACAAGAATTTGCTAAAAACCATGCAAAAATTTCCTATGTTATTCATTAGAAAAAAGAATAGATTTATCAGATTAAGGCGATTCATTTTAATAATAAAGTCAAAGATTACATTGAGATAGATGCCGAGATCCAAGTTTTGGGCTATCTTTTCTACCTGCCATAATTATTATCCAGTACTAACCAATCGACTTCACTTTGTATCATTTACCAGTTTGGCATTATACTCAAATAATTTCTAAAATAAGTCTACAGGCTGATGGATCGATTCTCCTTCTATGAGATTATTAACTTTACTAATTACCCATTAACTTAAGGAAAGAAGGCGGAAAATATGACGCAACAAATCGGGTTCTGGGAATCCATAGTAGATATCTTGACTTTAAAACCAGTATTCTTGATAGGTCTACTGATTTTGGCAAGTTTTTTATTCTGGCTCACTAGAAAAAATAAAGATTCCTCTAAATTGATAAACATTCTATCAGCACTTTTACTATTTTATTATATGAGTTTCACATTCTTCAATGTGTTCGGTGTTCCTACGCTTCGTGAGTTGAATAGGATCAGTGGATTTGGTGAGAGTATTTTCAATCCGAATATCAATCTTATCCCTTTTATAGATGGAATAAATGCAGGTTATATTCTTAATATTCTTTGCTTTATACCCATCGGGTTCTTGTGTCCGTTAATTAGCAACAAATATAGAAAATTCAGTTATTCTCTTTTACTTGGATTTGGTACCTCATTGTTGATTGAAATAAGCCAACTATTTACGATAGCTAGAGCAACAGACATTGACGATTTAATTTCAAATGTACTAGGAATGATTCTAGGTTATTTTCTGATTGAGGTCATCTTAAGAATGATCAATCATTCGTCAAACAAAATCCTTGATAAAACGTATGGTTTTTCATGGATGATTCCTGTATTGGTCGTTTTTATTGCTTTCGCTAATACATTTTTTAGTTAATACGCAAGAAACAGGAAAACATATCGCCGTCACTTAAATGTTTTGACGTCAGTTGTCCTCTCGTTGTATTAGAAATACCACCTCTATGAAAAAGGCTAGACCCCTAAAGAATGAACGAACATTTCTTTAGAGGCTTCTAGCTTTTTATCATTCTATTCCGTTTGTTTCAATCACACTTTTATACCAGTCAAACGATTTCTTTTTGTATCTGTTGCCACTGCCCTTTCCTTCATCATCCAAGTTAACATAGATGAAGCCATAACGTTTCTACACTTATTACTGTTTTTTTTGAATGGTCGGTTGTTTTCTTCTTTTTCTTATTTCTTCACTATCTTCCAGAGAAAAAACGGATTTTTGTATTTTCTCTGTTTCTTTTAAAGTTCTTTGGATTTGTAAAGTTTGGTCTTCTTCAGGTAAATCAACATTATTTAAAATTTCACTATCATGATAAAAGTTTGGTAAATTTATAAATTCTGGCATATATCTCTCCCGTCCTCTCCTTTACTAACTGCCTTAGACAATGATTCATGTGCTTCTTTTAGCCATGGATGAACAACTTTGACGCCTTGATCCAATAGATATTTAATATAATACAATGCAGCACTTTCTAAAGAACAGTCAAGTGCTGATAATAAACCGTCTAGATACGGAGGAATTCCATCTTGATCCCAACTTATTTTATCTGCAATGAACACAACTAAGTCTAGTTGAGAATATCTCCCCCTTAAAGTTGTATGACACTCAATTGCAGATAATATCTCATTGTCAGTGATATCAAAAATCTTTTCTGCCATTCTTTTTGAAATCTTCTGGTGAATGATCATTGGAAATACCAACTCTTCTTGATTTAGTTCTATCCCCATTTCTTTTGCTATAGTAATTCTACGATTGTTTGGATAAATTGCGGATATATCGTGTAAATAACCCGCTATTTTGGCTTTTTCGCCATTGATATTGTAATTTACAGCAAGTTTCTACGCACAATCACCGACTGATATACAATGTTCATAAGTTTTTATATGATCATGTTCTTCAAGAAAACGATAAACATCATCTCTTAATGCCAAACTATTCACTATTGTCATTTTTTCCTCCATTTACTTACTATGTGTATTTTCAAATGAATTATTTACTACTTATGGTTATTAGAAAAATCGAGCCTTACATAGAAGAAATATACATAGAGAATTAGATATTTTATACTCTACTTTTAAATATATTCTTAATTTTTCTTCTGCTTTAACAATTATCTCGGTCTTACCTAAATACTGGATTTCTTTGCCAAAGATTTGCTTTATGTAATTTAATTCCACTTCATCATTTTTCTTGATAAGTGTGTAATAACTTCATATTTAGAAAAAGAAACGATAAATTTTAATCGCTTCTTTTCAGTATTGGATTTGGATCTTAAAATAAAATTGTATATCCTTTTATTTATTTTGTTGTAAAAAGGCTTCTAAAATATGCTTTACCGACAAACTGGCATTTTTTAATAAACTTTCTGCTTTTTTTATTGTTGCTACATTGGAAATAATCATGGTTTTATATGGTTCTCTATCGAATGAACGCAACGAATCTAAAGCATATTCAGCAACCTCAGCATTATCGTTTACTAGCTCTAACAACAAGTTGAAGCCATTCATACCAGTATCCTCTTCAATAGAATAAGCTAATCTAATTTTATATCTATCATTCTTTTTTTACAGATTGCATTAACGCTCTCCAATCGCTCTCAGTAAAATTTCCTAGTAATTCTTCAGTATAGATACATCCATCATCATACCAAGAATCCTCTGAACTATCTTCAGATAATATTTTATCTAACTCATCATACATATTTTAACACTCCTTATTTACTAAATCCTATAGGAGGAGGTCCATTAACTGTTCCAGTAGGATAAGCACTAATTATTTTAGCTCCTTGTTTTATTACATCAATTTTGACGCCACAAATAATACTTCCATGCCATGTAGCACCATCACTAGTTAACTAGATTGCTATTACCAATAGTCTTTGAACTTTCAATGATTTTCGTATCAATGCAGCTCTCTGGAAATGCTGTACTGGTTTTTATTTTAATTTTTTATGTAACTTTCAGCATCAGAAATAAAAAAGGTTAGCTTCAAATCAGGATATTTTTTATCAAGTTCCCTTAAACAAGAGATGAATCTTTTACTTTGTAATTTTTCAGAAACATCAGCAAAAACTGAGCTAATCAATAATAAGTCTTCCTTAGAACAATTTTTCAAATAATTAATTGTTTTATCTTCACTCATAGATAATATAGTGGTTAATTCTGTCCAACTTTTTTCAAGTCCAAAGTCGTCTTCTTCATGTAAACTTCTTCGTTCTTCTAAGTTTTTATTTATTTGATTAAATATATCCATAATTTTTTCTCCTTTAAATAGTTATTTATGGTTGTTTCGTGCCATCTGGAAAAATGGTTCCAATATTCCCATCAGTTTTTATTACACCCACTCGTACACCATTATAATCCCCAAAAATAACATCCCCATTTTGAGCACCTACAAAATTTGATTGGTTAGCAATATGCTGTGCTGCACGTTTTATCTCTTTATTTGTCCAATTTTCAGGAAACCAAGATTGACCTGTGCCTATACGTTTCGACGGTGTCTTGTGGTGTGGTACATTTCCAGCTCTGACACCATTAGAGTAAGTTTTTTCAATGTTTACTTCAAACCCATTTTCCTTTAGAAAGTCAATGTTAGCTTGGCCATGTCCCCCACCCTTCATTTTGGAAACTTTTCCTGTGGAAGGATTAACAGTAAAATCTCCGACATCAGCATGTTTCAAACTTTGTTCCGGAATTTCAAGTTTAAAGACTGTAGCTCCTCCCTCTTTCTCACTAAACGACTTTTTATTGACACTCCCAACATCATCGATGCCATCTAATCTCGAAGCACCTTTATTTCCATAATACGCCCCCATCACTGTGTCGCCAATATTCGTAAATGTTCCTGACCATGCAGCGTACTTGAATTTATTCGCTTCTTCTTGGCTGATTTTCTTTCCTGTGTAGGGATTGATTCTTATATTCGCACAACCAAGTGTTTTGCGATTGATTTCTTCTAGACTATCTGTTTCTTTGATTAACTCAATCTCTTGATCGCCTGATTCAATAACCAAAGATACGTCTTTTTTTATTTTCTCAAAATAACTTTTATTTGTACCTTTTGGTAATGAGTATGAGCCATCACTTTTGATTGTCGTATTATTTAATATCAATACACCTTGCATCGCTATCTTCAACTCATTTAGACTATTAGCAAATAAACCACTTGTTTGTGTATTGAAATCCTGTAGTTTTCTTAGTTGATTTTGTAAATGATCGATAGCTTGTTGAAAGCTATCAGTCATTCGCTGCAAATCTCTTTCAACATTCAACAAGGTATCTAGTACACTTGCGATTGGGTTCAGTGTCGTTTGTAATCGGACGAAAAATAAGGTCTTGTCTACTGAGTTTTTCATTGTACGTGTGACTTGTATCTGTTGATTTAACTTATCTTCATTCAATTCGCCTTCACTTGCCACTATTTTATCGGCATTTTGGTATTTTTTCAATTCTTGTTCAATCTGTTCAATGGCATTTGTTGTGCGGGTGATCGTTGGAATGATCAAATCCGCAAACAAGCCTTTGCCTGCTGTATACGCCGCACCAGATAATTGCTTGCCATCTACTGCTGAGACAACTTTTTGACTACCCGATTTCAATTGACTTACAGTTTCTTTACCACTTTCTAAATTACTTTTAAGCGCAGACATAAAGTCTGAAGATTCACTACTGACATAAATCAATCCCATGAGAGGTTTCTCCTTTGCGCCTGTAATTCTTCTCGTTCCGTTTCTAATTTCTGAATGGCTTTATTATATGTATGATTTAATTCCTCATTGGCTTGTCTTAACTGACGTTGAAAAATATGTTGTTTTGTTTCATTATTTTTATGTAACCACTGTGTTGAGGTATAACCTCGTTGCAATGCCTCATGGTTTGATTCAGCTAATTGTTGAAAACCTCTTTGAAGTACATCTTGCAACTGAAGCAGTTTTTCTTCTAATACACGTTTTTCATTCGATAATTTTTCTTGATGTTTTTCTACTTTGACAATTTCTTGTTGATTTTTTAGCATTTCATCATTCATTTACTTACCTCCATTCAATCTCATACATTTGATTTGAACCTTCCTAGAAGTAATGATTTTTACCGCTTTAGAGAACATTTCGTTACTTCCAAGATATAAATCGTATCACTATCGACCTTTGCAAAGAAAGCGCATTCTACGTAAAGCTTACCAAATATACAAATCGAAAAACGAAAAATCTCATAAAATATAGTTTTGATATCATAATCGTTCAATTCGTTGTAATTGTTCTTTAAAGTAGAAAAAAATGCAAAAGAAAAAGGCTTACGCCCTTTACCAAAAAACTATGCGGAGTGTCTCTCTCTACGCCATGCGATTGCAATGTTGTTCAGTCACACATTCTACAATACCGTACCAGTCGGAGCGACCACTGGCATATTGTAGCTTTACGAGATGTGGTCAGGCATGACAGCCTACAAATTCCACAAGGGCATTCGGTATATTTTGATTATGATTAGTATCAACATATACCGTCTTCTGCTACTCTCACGCGTTTCTTGTCTTATAGATTATTTCTAATCACTTCACGGCGAAGGACTTCTTTGGATGTTTCCATCAGTGTGAAATGCCAATCCCTTAGCAAATCTCTTTACGGGGAGGCTAAGTCTTATCAACTTAGCTTTCTATTGTCGTCCCGACAAGTTCGCTACCTTACATTTGGTCACACTTTGCACACGTTCTTTGCGCTCCAATGCTTTTACACTGGCTTTCCTCTTGTTACCAAGAATAATCACTTGATACGCAACAGTATCCCATTACGACATCAACAATGACTGATTCCCAAACGTTCCTTGACGAGTTGCTTAAACTCTCATACACAAGGTTCTGCATTAGTTTTTTGATAAAAAGAATAAACCTTTTAACATTTTTTTAATGATCATTATTTCATATATTTAGCTGACCTCAACGATATCATTCTTTCTCAACTTTATCATGAGTTAGAAAAATTTTCGTTCCTTAAATTTAAAAAAAAGAAAAAAAGTGGGACAGTCATCAGATATTCTCTGATGATTGTCCCACACTATTTTACTTGATTGAACGCATCAGCAGTTCTTATTGACAAAGAGACCGCATAATTCATTTACTTAACCCACAGACCCTTCCATCTCATAACTAAATATATATAGGTAATGTCAATTGATTTCAATTTAATAAAAGTCCCTATTTAACAGTAGTTTTTATGCCAAAACAGAAAATACGTTCCCCTTGATTTACTTACTTTTATATTTTTTTGTGGCAAATTTGTGGCAAAAATAATGTTATTGATTTCATTTTAAGTCACTATGACTACATGCCTTTGCCGTAGTCAAGAAACATTGGTGGCTGTTTTAGTCCACAAAAAACACCCGCTCGAAAAGAGCGGGTTGTGAAAAAGCAATGTTGTTAGGTGATACAATAAGATTACTATCATTTTAATTATTATTCAACTGTTTTGGTTTTCAGTGGTTGTATCTATTTTTTAAAAGACAATCACTCTGAAAAGTAGCTATCTCATTGAAAACTAAGACCTTCGAGATAAGTAAATTGTCTTAAGCTATAACAATTCTAGTGACTCTCAAATGAAGCTTTCCAATCATACAGACCTCTTTATCTTTTAATTCCTTACGAAAATGTAATGAATAAATCGGACAAAAAAATGGTTAGAAAAAAATTTTTTATAGATAATTAAATGTATCAAAATTAGGAGGTATTTATATGCCAATACTCAAATCTGCTAATCCTTTAAAAGCAATCTCTTTATTAGTAATCGGTGCTCTTGGCACAGCTATATCGGTATTGCACATCACTTGTATCTATATCTTTCATATGGGTGTTGCAGATCCGAACATCCCTCTGTTTGGATCTTTTGAAAAATTTGCTTCTGCTACTTCATCTATCCTTCACATTTCTTCCGACAATCTTTATTTATCATCTCTCTCGTTATTTATCATTTTTTCAATTATTGGATTATTTTTCAATATCTTCACTAATAATAATAAATTGATTTCCATTTGGATTTTAGGAATAAATTTACTTTTTTCTCTCCCTACACTCTTTTATTTCTTCGTTGCATGGGGGATGAATCAGTAATTCTTCCATTGTTAGCACAAATTAAGAAATAGAAAGAGGGTTCCAAAATGACTAATAAAACAGATCGTTTATTAAGAGCATTGCAATCATATCAAGAAGTGTGCTGGATAAATCCAAATTTTGGAGAAAGAAAAACTTCATGTTTTACCCTAAATGATGTGATAGACGCTTCTAAACGGCTACAAAGGTTTGCTCCATACATTGCTAAAGTTTTTCCTGAGACTAAAGCTACTGGTGGTATCATCGAGTCAGAATTAGTTGAGATTCCTAACATGTTGGATAAAATAAAAGAAAAAGAACATTTCGAAACAAACAGTAAACTATATTTTAAATGTGACAATAATC is part of the Enterococcus mundtii genome and harbors:
- a CDS encoding VanZ family protein, whose product is MTQQIGFWESIVDILTLKPVFLIGLLILASFLFWLTRKNKDSSKLINILSALLLFYYMSFTFFNVFGVPTLRELNRISGFGESIFNPNINLIPFIDGINAGYILNILCFIPIGFLCPLISNKYRKFSYSLLLGFGTSLLIEISQLFTIARATDIDDLISNVLGMILGYFLIEVILRMINHSSNKILDKTYGFSWMIPVLVVFIAFANTFFS
- a CDS encoding EndoU domain-containing protein codes for the protein MGLIYVSSESSDFMSALKSNLESGKETVSQLKSGSQKVVSAVDGKQLSGAAYTAGKGLFADLIIPTITRTTNAIEQIEQELKKYQNADKIVASEGELNEDKLNQQIQVTRTMKNSVDKTLFFVRLQTTLNPIASVLDTLLNVERDLQRMTDSFQQAIDHLQNQLRKLQDFNTQTSGLFANSLNELKIAMQGVLILNNTTIKSDGSYSLPKGTNKSYFEKIKKDVSLVIESGDQEIELIKETDSLEEINRKTLGCANIRINPYTGKKISQEEANKFKYAAWSGTFTNIGDTVMGAYYGNKGASRLDGIDDVGSVNKKSFSEKEGGATVFKLEIPEQSLKHADVGDFTVNPSTGKVSKMKGGGHGQANIDFLKENGFEVNIEKTYSNGVRAGNVPHHKTPSKRIGTGQSWFPENWTNKEIKRAAQHIANQSNFVGAQNGDVIFGDYNGVRVGVIKTDGNIGTIFPDGTKQP